In a genomic window of Quercus lobata isolate SW786 chromosome 4, ValleyOak3.0 Primary Assembly, whole genome shotgun sequence:
- the LOC115985622 gene encoding E3 ubiquitin-protein ligase MPSR1-like codes for MSEPQTQESLSLIVQRISRLVHEAASLGMTHLVVNLECMQCLLIFEVATWLNDDSSTSENRGGRALPASKDSIEAMPRLESLSLKDEHCAVCLEGYERGGEAREMPCRHKFHSSCIESWLKVQGSCPICRFGMPVVEEEGRGQRRKNRVVMVTRGIGGQMDFYEDYMDSDFQILVEEEEGEGECEVAIADDSSTQDKRDGNGNMA; via the coding sequence ATGTCAGAACCCCAAACCCAAGAGAGCCTCAGCCTCATTGTCCAACGTATCAGTCGTTTAGTTCATGAAGCAGCGAGCCTGGGCATGACCCATCTGGTGGTAAACCTCGAATGTATGCAATGTCTACTCATATTCGAGGTTGCCACCTGGCTCAACGACGACAGTTCGACGTCGGAGAATCGAGGAGGAAGGGCTTTGCCAGCGTCGAAGGACTCAATCGAGGCCATGCCAAGGTTGGAATCTTTAAGCCTTAAGGATGAGCACTGTGCGGTGTGCTTGGAAGGGTACGAGAGAGGTGGGGAGGCTCGAGAGATGCCTTGCAGGCACAAGTTTCACTCGAGTTGCATCGAGTCATGGCTCAAGGTACAAGGGTCGTGCCCGATTTGTCGATTCGGTATGCCGGTTGTCGAGGAAGAAGGAAGAGGTCAGAGGAGGAAGAATAGGGTGGTTATGGTGACTAGAGGGATAGGTGGCCAAATGGATTTCTATGAAGACTATATGGATTCTGATTTTCAGATTTTggtggaggaagaagaaggtgaaggtGAATGTGAGGTTGCAATTGCTGATGACTCGTCAACACAAGACAAGAGAGATGGCAATGGCAATATGGCATAG